In a single window of the Paenibacillus sp. MMS20-IR301 genome:
- a CDS encoding calcium-translocating P-type ATPase, SERCA-type → MEQKSWHQLGAEELQEMFGVQPGAGLSAEAAAERRKESGFNELSEGKKVSPVMLLLNQFKDFMVLVLMGATLVSGLLGEYLDAITIIAIILLNGILGFVQEFRAERSLRALKQLSAPTAKVLRGGKQENIPARMLVPGDIVLLESGDRIPADVRWLQCSALYAEESALTGESLPVSKHAQAIRSEEIPLGDQKNIGFMGTMVTRGTGRAVVVRTGMDTEMGKIADLIQNTEAQETPLQHRLEQLGKILIYVSLGLTIVVVIAGILHGQPATAMFLAGVSLAVAAIPEGLPAIVTIALALGVQRMIKRKAIVRKLPSVETLGCASVICSDKTGTLTQNKMTVTRLWSAGRSLEVTGEGYAPTGHVLQKGKPVDLKNDQSLRRMLQVGALCSNAEIVETVTDTRGKKKGKGTDTDPAAGTASVWELKGDPTEGALVALSAKMGLSASTLAVTFTRDTEFPFDSERKLMSVIVSHPGGRMICTKGAPDVLLNCCTYMLWEGGVVPLTPTLRQKVLDANEEMASGALRVLGMAYRDIRSGEAAGSEKEVECQLVFAGLTGMIDPPRREVRDAIQVTRRAGIKTVMITGDHGTTAEAIAHQLGILQRGGTVLTGSQLTRMDDDALDKVSDSVYVYARVSPEHKLRIVKSLQRHGHVVAMTGDGVNDAPAIKAADIGISMGITGTDVTKEASALVLGDDNFSTIVAAIEEGRNIYENIRKFIRYLLASNVGEILTMFFAMMLGLPLPLVPIQILWVNLVTDGLPAMALGVDQPEKDLMEHKPRGAKENIFARRLGWKIVSRGLLIGLCTLAAFWLTLRIAPHDAGQLIRAQSVAFATLVMAQLIHVFDCRSSRSVFHRNPFQNKYLVLAVLSSVILMLAVMYIPLLQPVFKTVPLSFREWCLVLVMAGVPTFVMGAGSVWGGKKNRNRMRSGGQQMIKSTKFSA, encoded by the coding sequence ATGGAACAAAAAAGTTGGCACCAGCTCGGTGCAGAGGAGCTGCAGGAGATGTTCGGCGTCCAGCCGGGCGCGGGTCTGAGTGCGGAGGCTGCTGCGGAAAGACGCAAAGAGAGCGGGTTCAATGAGCTGTCGGAAGGGAAAAAAGTATCGCCAGTGATGCTGCTGCTCAATCAGTTCAAGGATTTCATGGTGCTGGTGCTGATGGGTGCAACACTGGTATCAGGCCTCCTCGGGGAGTATCTGGATGCCATTACGATTATCGCTATTATTCTGCTTAACGGGATACTCGGCTTCGTCCAGGAATTCCGCGCCGAGCGTTCACTCCGGGCGCTTAAGCAGCTCTCTGCGCCTACGGCCAAGGTGCTGCGCGGGGGCAAGCAGGAGAATATCCCGGCCAGAATGCTGGTGCCCGGTGACATTGTCCTGCTGGAGAGCGGGGACCGGATTCCTGCAGATGTACGCTGGCTGCAGTGCAGCGCGCTTTATGCCGAGGAGTCGGCACTGACGGGTGAATCCCTGCCGGTCTCGAAGCATGCACAGGCTATCAGGTCCGAAGAGATCCCGCTGGGCGATCAGAAAAATATCGGTTTCATGGGCACGATGGTCACCCGCGGGACCGGCCGGGCAGTGGTGGTCCGTACCGGTATGGATACGGAAATGGGCAAGATTGCCGATCTGATCCAGAATACAGAAGCGCAGGAAACGCCGCTGCAGCACCGGCTGGAACAGCTGGGCAAGATTCTGATCTATGTCTCTTTAGGACTTACCATCGTCGTTGTCATTGCCGGTATTCTGCACGGGCAGCCGGCGACAGCCATGTTCCTGGCTGGTGTGAGCCTGGCTGTTGCGGCGATTCCGGAAGGCCTTCCGGCCATTGTAACCATAGCCCTGGCGCTCGGTGTCCAGCGGATGATCAAGCGCAAGGCGATTGTCCGCAAGCTGCCGTCGGTAGAGACGCTTGGGTGTGCTTCGGTTATCTGCTCTGATAAGACGGGAACGCTGACACAGAATAAAATGACGGTGACGCGGCTCTGGAGTGCCGGACGGAGCCTTGAGGTAACCGGAGAAGGGTATGCTCCCACCGGACATGTACTCCAGAAGGGCAAGCCTGTTGATCTGAAAAACGACCAGAGCCTACGGCGGATGCTGCAGGTAGGCGCACTGTGCAGCAATGCGGAAATTGTAGAGACCGTTACGGATACACGCGGCAAGAAAAAAGGAAAAGGTACCGATACGGATCCTGCTGCGGGTACAGCATCCGTCTGGGAGTTGAAGGGCGATCCGACTGAAGGTGCGCTGGTAGCCCTGTCTGCCAAAATGGGCTTATCGGCAAGTACACTTGCCGTAACCTTTACCAGGGATACAGAGTTTCCTTTTGACTCTGAACGCAAGCTGATGTCAGTCATCGTCAGCCATCCCGGCGGACGGATGATCTGCACTAAAGGGGCGCCGGATGTGCTGCTGAACTGCTGCACATACATGCTATGGGAAGGCGGAGTGGTGCCGTTAACGCCGACCTTGCGCCAGAAAGTGCTTGATGCCAATGAAGAAATGGCCTCCGGTGCGCTGCGCGTGCTGGGGATGGCTTACCGCGATATCCGCTCCGGAGAAGCCGCCGGTAGTGAGAAGGAAGTGGAATGCCAGCTCGTCTTCGCCGGACTTACAGGCATGATTGACCCGCCGCGCCGGGAAGTGCGCGATGCAATCCAGGTGACCCGCCGGGCAGGCATCAAAACCGTGATGATTACCGGCGATCACGGTACAACCGCGGAGGCGATCGCCCATCAGCTCGGGATTCTGCAGCGGGGCGGCACGGTCCTGACCGGCAGCCAGCTGACCCGGATGGATGATGATGCGCTCGATAAGGTCTCCGACAGCGTGTATGTCTACGCCCGGGTATCTCCGGAGCATAAGCTGCGCATTGTCAAGTCGCTGCAGCGCCACGGCCATGTGGTGGCGATGACCGGTGACGGGGTTAATGATGCGCCGGCGATCAAGGCGGCGGATATCGGAATTTCAATGGGGATCACCGGAACTGACGTCACTAAAGAAGCCTCGGCGCTTGTTCTCGGCGATGATAATTTCTCGACGATTGTTGCAGCCATCGAAGAAGGCCGGAATATCTATGAGAACATCCGCAAGTTCATCCGCTATCTGCTGGCCTCGAATGTCGGTGAGATTCTGACGATGTTCTTCGCCATGATGCTGGGCCTGCCGCTGCCGCTGGTGCCGATCCAGATCCTCTGGGTCAATCTGGTGACGGATGGGCTGCCGGCCATGGCGCTTGGCGTAGACCAGCCGGAGAAGGATTTAATGGAGCACAAGCCGCGCGGTGCGAAGGAGAATATTTTTGCCCGCCGCCTGGGCTGGAAAATCGTCAGCCGCGGACTGCTGATCGGCCTCTGCACACTCGCCGCATTCTGGCTGACCCTACGGATTGCCCCGCATGATGCCGGGCAGCTGATCCGCGCACAGTCGGTTGCTTTTGCCACACTGGTTATGGCCCAGCTGATCCATGTCTTCGACTGCCGCAGCTCACGCTCGGTATTCCACCGTAACCCGTTCCAGAACAAATATCTGGTACTCGCCGTCCTGTCCTCCGTGATACTGATGCTGGCAGTCATGTATATTCCGCTCTTGCAGCCGGTCTTCAAGACCGTTCCGCTCAGCTTCCGTGAATGGTGCCTTGTGCTGGTTATGGCCGGTGTCCCTACATTCGTGATGGGGGCGGGCAGTGTCTGGGGCGGCAAGAAGAACCGCAACCGCATGCGCAGCGGCGGACAGCAAATGATAAAAAGTACAAAGTTTTCGGCATAA
- a CDS encoding NFACT RNA binding domain-containing protein yields the protein MALDGIVTRAIVHELQAFIGARVSKIYQPSTHDLIFTLRGAGGGGKLLLSANPTYPRLHLTERNTLNPAEAPMFCMLMRKHCEGGAIESITQVGMERIIHITIRTRDELGDVSAKKIIIELMGRHSNIILTELATGTIIDGIHHVTPSISSYRVVMPGAAYTQPPQQHKLNPLDISGSAFVTLMADAEEAARYAAEHPAEPEEDMIEGDIAGLLASLGEPQADGTGGPSPSADPAGWMVHAFSGLSPLIAAEILLRYKQLQGGEAEYSSLTGADNPQQLWAAFDSVMEPVRKQEYEPVSGLNAKGKPVFSALALRLIGGPVKRFSSISTCLEDYYGDKAEKDTVKQRVSDLLRFLGNERSKNIKKLANLQKDRDEAEDADQYRIWGELLFASLHSVAKGDKAAKLVNYYDEDQAEITVPLDPLLSPTDNAQRYFKKYNKYKNSLRVIGEQLLKTHEEIAYLETLLQQLAHASLNDIEEIREELVTQGYLRDRSKKGKKKKKAARPTIQVFTSSEGVDIYVGKNNLQNEYVTNRLASPNDTWLHTKDIPGSHVVIRSEEFGDATLEEAAQLAAYYSQAKQSSSVPVDCTLIRHVRKPSGAKPGFVIYDHQRTLFVTPDEERIKQLPSVLRS from the coding sequence ATGGCATTAGACGGAATCGTTACCAGAGCGATCGTGCATGAGCTTCAGGCCTTTATCGGTGCACGTGTCAGCAAAATATATCAGCCCAGCACACATGACCTCATCTTCACCCTGCGCGGTGCGGGCGGCGGCGGCAAGCTGCTGCTGTCTGCCAATCCGACTTATCCCCGCCTGCATCTGACAGAGCGGAATACTCTCAACCCGGCGGAGGCGCCGATGTTCTGCATGCTGATGCGCAAGCATTGTGAAGGCGGGGCCATTGAGAGCATCACCCAGGTGGGCATGGAACGGATCATTCATATCACAATCAGAACCCGGGATGAGCTGGGGGATGTCTCGGCCAAAAAAATCATTATCGAGCTCATGGGCCGGCACAGCAATATCATTCTGACGGAGCTGGCCACAGGGACCATTATCGACGGCATTCATCATGTCACGCCGTCCATCAGCAGCTACCGGGTCGTTATGCCCGGGGCCGCCTATACGCAGCCGCCGCAGCAGCACAAGCTGAATCCGCTGGACATCAGCGGATCCGCTTTCGTTACATTGATGGCTGACGCCGAGGAAGCGGCGCGTTATGCCGCCGAGCATCCCGCCGAGCCCGAGGAGGATATGATTGAGGGCGATATCGCCGGATTGCTGGCCTCCCTTGGAGAGCCGCAGGCTGACGGCACCGGCGGCCCTTCTCCTTCAGCCGATCCGGCCGGCTGGATGGTCCATGCTTTCAGCGGATTAAGCCCGCTGATTGCCGCAGAGATACTGCTCCGGTACAAGCAGCTGCAGGGCGGGGAAGCCGAATACAGCAGCTTAACAGGAGCAGACAACCCTCAGCAGCTGTGGGCGGCTTTCGATTCTGTGATGGAGCCGGTAAGGAAGCAGGAATATGAGCCGGTGTCCGGCCTGAACGCCAAGGGCAAGCCTGTCTTCTCCGCTCTTGCGCTGAGACTGATCGGCGGACCGGTGAAGCGGTTCAGCTCCATAAGTACCTGCCTTGAGGATTATTACGGGGATAAAGCGGAGAAGGACACGGTCAAGCAGCGGGTAAGCGATCTGCTCCGCTTCCTCGGCAATGAGCGCAGCAAGAATATCAAGAAGCTGGCCAACCTGCAGAAGGATAGGGATGAGGCCGAGGATGCCGACCAGTACCGGATCTGGGGCGAGCTGCTGTTCGCCTCCTTGCATTCCGTAGCTAAAGGCGATAAGGCCGCAAAGCTGGTTAACTATTATGATGAGGATCAGGCAGAAATTACGGTCCCGCTTGATCCGCTGCTCAGCCCGACAGATAATGCCCAGCGGTATTTCAAGAAATACAATAAATACAAGAACAGCCTGCGGGTAATCGGTGAACAGCTGCTGAAGACCCATGAAGAGATCGCCTATCTGGAGACACTGCTCCAGCAGCTCGCCCATGCCTCGCTGAATGATATTGAAGAGATCCGCGAAGAGCTGGTGACCCAGGGCTACCTGCGCGACCGCAGTAAGAAGGGTAAGAAAAAGAAGAAGGCGGCCCGGCCGACGATCCAGGTGTTCACTTCTTCTGAAGGTGTAGATATCTATGTCGGCAAAAATAACCTGCAGAACGAATACGTCACCAACCGTCTAGCCTCACCGAATGACACCTGGCTGCACACCAAGGACATTCCGGGTTCGCATGTGGTGATCCGCAGTGAAGAATTCGGTGATGCCACACTGGAGGAAGCCGCTCAGCTCGCCGCTTACTACAGCCAGGCCAAGCAGTCCAGCAGCGTGCCGGTGGATTGTACCCTGATCCGCCATGTGCGCAAACCGAGCGGGGCCAAGCCGGGCTTCGTGATCTATGATCATCAGCGGACGCTGTTCGTCACACCGGATGAAGAGCGGATCAAGCAGCTGCCGAGTGTGCTGCGGAGCTAG
- the dapF gene encoding diaminopimelate epimerase, translating to MEFTKMHGLGNDFIIVFGEEELPANASELAVTLCNRFFGIGADGLVYILPSQRGDYMMRIMNSDGSEAEQCGNAIRCVSKYVYEHGLVESEQIVIETIGAGEQKVSLKVKDGVVETVTVDMGEPVLSGLQIPVAIDAEPVLDQPIEADGTEFKFTAVSMGNPHAVIYVDDAVSFDLGTWGPKLEVHPLFPRKVNVEFATVIDRGHVDMRVWERGAGPTLACGTGACATLVSSVLNGVTDRSAVISLKGGDLYIEWNEADNHVYMTGPAQVVYTGSVDV from the coding sequence ATGGAATTTACAAAAATGCATGGCTTAGGCAATGATTTTATTATCGTATTCGGTGAAGAGGAGCTGCCGGCCAATGCCTCAGAGCTGGCGGTTACCCTGTGCAACCGGTTCTTCGGCATCGGCGCTGACGGTCTGGTGTACATTCTGCCTTCGCAGCGCGGTGATTATATGATGCGCATCATGAACTCCGACGGCTCGGAGGCTGAGCAATGCGGCAACGCCATCCGCTGCGTATCCAAATATGTATATGAGCACGGACTGGTCGAGTCGGAGCAGATTGTTATTGAGACGATCGGCGCCGGTGAGCAGAAGGTATCGTTAAAAGTTAAAGACGGTGTGGTAGAGACGGTTACGGTGGATATGGGTGAGCCGGTGCTGTCAGGCCTGCAGATCCCGGTAGCTATCGATGCCGAGCCGGTACTGGATCAGCCGATTGAAGCGGACGGGACTGAATTCAAGTTTACGGCAGTTTCCATGGGCAATCCGCACGCAGTTATTTATGTCGACGATGCGGTATCCTTCGATCTTGGCACCTGGGGGCCGAAGCTTGAGGTGCATCCGCTCTTTCCGCGCAAAGTCAATGTGGAGTTCGCCACTGTAATTGACCGCGGACATGTGGATATGCGCGTCTGGGAGCGCGGCGCCGGACCTACGCTGGCCTGCGGAACCGGAGCCTGTGCTACGCTGGTCTCCTCGGTGCTGAACGGTGTGACCGACCGCTCGGCTGTAATCAGCCTGAAGGGCGGCGACCTGTATATCGAGTGGAATGAGGCAGACAATCATGTCTACATGACCGGTCCTGCACAGGTAGTGTACACCGGTTCGGTGGATGTATAA
- a CDS encoding GerAB/ArcD/ProY family transporter has protein sequence MGTVKFGLGEFFCLTVLFELGTALVVNLGMSSGRDAWISILLGCAAGLIVFTGYAYLYRKHPDLPFTAYTRKLLGKYIGAPVGLAYIILYINLAARDLRDGSTMLAMATMHNTPLFILSTLMLLSGAYVLHKGVEVLGRTSMVFALVVMLIGLFGTIMLMLSGSINLNRLLPVLGDGLQPVLASVAHQNYMFPFGEMVCFTMLMPYLPDVKKGPWVIAAAMLFSAVLLSFTMALNISVLGADIVERSPLPLMPTISKISISDFIQRVDIFVVMVLIIGVFFKMAVFFAAALIGISELFRISYRRMLYPCALIILFTSMLDARSFTEHLDEGGALLYTVYPFFMLVIPAVLIIVAAVRAHFSAPRPG, from the coding sequence ATGGGTACTGTTAAATTCGGACTGGGCGAGTTTTTTTGCCTGACGGTGCTGTTTGAGCTGGGGACGGCGCTGGTGGTGAATCTGGGGATGAGTTCAGGCAGGGATGCCTGGATATCTATACTGCTCGGCTGTGCTGCCGGTCTGATTGTCTTTACGGGTTATGCCTACCTGTACCGGAAGCATCCGGACCTTCCCTTTACCGCATATACCCGCAAGCTGCTCGGCAAATACATCGGTGCTCCGGTCGGTTTAGCTTACATTATACTGTACATTAATCTGGCCGCCCGGGATCTGCGCGACGGCAGTACTATGCTCGCTATGGCTACCATGCATAACACCCCGCTGTTCATTCTCAGTACCCTGATGCTGCTCTCGGGAGCTTACGTGCTGCATAAGGGTGTGGAGGTGCTGGGCAGAACCTCGATGGTATTCGCGCTGGTAGTCATGCTGATAGGGCTGTTCGGGACCATTATGCTGATGCTCTCCGGCTCGATTAATCTGAACAGGCTGCTGCCTGTGCTGGGGGATGGCCTGCAGCCGGTGCTTGCCTCGGTGGCGCATCAGAATTATATGTTCCCTTTTGGGGAGATGGTGTGTTTCACGATGCTGATGCCCTATTTGCCGGATGTGAAAAAAGGGCCCTGGGTCATCGCTGCCGCCATGCTCTTCTCGGCAGTTCTGCTCAGCTTTACTATGGCGCTTAATATTTCTGTACTGGGAGCAGACATCGTCGAGCGTTCCCCGCTGCCGCTGATGCCGACGATCAGCAAGATTTCGATTTCGGATTTCATCCAGCGGGTGGATATCTTTGTGGTGATGGTGCTGATCATCGGGGTGTTTTTCAAAATGGCTGTGTTCTTCGCTGCTGCGCTGATTGGTATCTCCGAGCTGTTCAGGATATCCTACCGGAGAATGCTCTATCCTTGCGCGCTCATCATTCTTTTCACCTCCATGCTGGATGCACGCAGCTTCACTGAGCATCTGGATGAAGGCGGGGCGCTGCTGTATACGGTGTACCCGTTCTTCATGCTGGTCATTCCTGCCGTATTGATTATTGTCGCCGCGGTCCGCGCTCATTTCTCCGCTCCGCGGCCCGGCTGA
- a CDS encoding spore germination protein produces MKSMTKRNAQATGTEVPGEQPVRIVPCLADTVAQSLSYIQSELGGSPDLKIRRILIGGELRIEAAAVHLSGLADTVAVNEFVMGSLLANTEELFADIADGRTGRGSAKSASAGYSRTCHTAAPATRPGAGPPAVPGDVARAAASPTAEPAAAAPGAPIAGDTSVTPGIRPAAAIDAAAAEAEALQLPPLPQLLLSRALEIGDAVLIEEWKEMMLAILSGDTAILLEGYRTAIICETRGGEQRAVSEPTSQLVVRGSKDGFVESAATNIALIRRRIKSPKLHLEYMKVGTETQTHVALMYMKGIAGEELVQEVRDRLRKISIDEVLESGFIEELIQDKTFTPFPTIYNTERPDVAAGNLLEGRAVVIVDGTPFVLILPAVFTQFFQSAEDYSQRFDIAILMRLVRYMSFIVLLLGPSVYIALTTYHYEMIPTTLLINLLSQRENVPFPAFVEVLLMETAFEILREAGVRMPRVIGQTVSVVGALILGTAVVEAGIITPIIVIVVALTGIASFAIPAYNMAIAGRIIRFAFVVLGSMFGFYGITLGLIVLVAHMNSLRSFGIPYLSPFVPLSVKGQKDTLLRLPLWVMGSGKSPQQIRAEMPEYMRVTTGYDEQLSPLILKNNSAAGQQAEGEDHETNE; encoded by the coding sequence ATGAAGTCGATGACAAAGAGAAATGCACAGGCAACAGGAACTGAGGTGCCGGGAGAACAACCCGTTCGCATTGTCCCATGCCTGGCCGATACCGTCGCCCAGAGCCTGAGCTATATTCAGTCTGAGCTGGGCGGCAGCCCGGACCTCAAGATCCGCCGCATCCTGATTGGAGGAGAACTCCGGATCGAGGCGGCGGCCGTCCATCTTAGCGGGCTGGCTGATACTGTAGCGGTCAACGAATTTGTTATGGGCTCGTTGCTAGCCAATACAGAGGAGCTGTTTGCGGACATTGCAGACGGCAGAACAGGAAGAGGATCGGCTAAATCTGCATCTGCCGGGTATTCACGTACATGTCACACCGCCGCACCTGCCACCCGTCCCGGTGCCGGTCCACCCGCCGTCCCCGGCGATGTCGCCCGAGCCGCCGCATCTCCCACCGCCGAGCCGGCCGCAGCAGCCCCCGGCGCTCCTATCGCCGGTGACACCAGCGTTACCCCAGGCATCCGCCCCGCCGCAGCAATTGACGCTGCTGCCGCGGAAGCCGAAGCTCTGCAACTGCCCCCGCTTCCGCAGCTTCTCTTAAGCCGTGCCCTGGAAATCGGGGATGCGGTGCTCATAGAGGAGTGGAAGGAGATGATGCTGGCCATTCTCTCAGGGGACACGGCGATACTGCTGGAGGGCTACAGAACGGCCATCATCTGTGAGACGAGGGGCGGGGAGCAGCGTGCAGTCAGCGAGCCGACCTCGCAGCTGGTGGTCCGCGGTTCGAAGGACGGCTTCGTGGAATCGGCAGCGACGAATATTGCGCTGATCCGGCGGAGGATCAAATCGCCCAAGCTGCATCTTGAATACATGAAGGTCGGCACAGAGACGCAGACTCATGTAGCGCTGATGTATATGAAAGGGATCGCCGGGGAGGAGCTCGTTCAGGAGGTCAGGGACCGGCTCCGGAAGATATCCATCGACGAAGTGCTCGAGTCTGGTTTTATTGAAGAACTGATTCAGGATAAGACGTTCACGCCGTTTCCGACCATCTATAATACGGAGCGGCCTGATGTGGCTGCCGGGAATCTGCTGGAGGGCAGGGCGGTTGTTATTGTTGACGGGACACCGTTTGTGCTGATTCTTCCGGCGGTATTTACGCAGTTTTTCCAGTCTGCCGAGGACTATTCCCAGCGGTTCGATATTGCCATCCTGATGCGGTTGGTCCGGTATATGAGCTTTATCGTCCTGCTTCTGGGACCGTCTGTATATATTGCACTGACTACATATCATTATGAAATGATTCCGACGACGCTGCTGATTAATCTGCTCTCGCAGCGGGAGAATGTACCGTTTCCGGCTTTTGTCGAGGTGCTGCTGATGGAAACCGCCTTCGAGATTCTGCGTGAAGCAGGGGTGCGGATGCCTCGCGTAATCGGGCAGACAGTATCTGTAGTCGGAGCGCTGATTCTGGGAACAGCTGTTGTGGAGGCGGGGATCATCACCCCAATCATAGTTATTGTTGTAGCGCTGACCGGGATTGCCAGCTTCGCCATTCCGGCGTATAACATGGCGATTGCCGGCAGAATTATCCGCTTCGCCTTCGTAGTACTGGGCAGTATGTTCGGCTTCTACGGGATTACACTGGGACTGATCGTGCTGGTAGCACATATGAACAGCCTGCGTTCGTTCGGAATTCCGTATCTCTCCCCGTTTGTGCCGCTCTCGGTCAAGGGGCAGAAGGATACCCTTCTGCGGCTGCCGCTCTGGGTGATGGGATCCGGCAAATCCCCGCAGCAGATACGTGCGGAGATGCCTGAATACATGCGGGTCACTACAGGGTATGACGAGCAGCTGTCCCCGCTTATTCTGAAGAACAATTCCGCTGCAGGGCAGCAGGCTGAAGGTGAAGACCATGAAACGAATGAATAA
- a CDS encoding Ger(x)C family spore germination protein — MNNKPFKLSGILLALVQLLLLTGCWDSVELNRRAIVSGVAIDRGETEAEKFRLSFQVIVAEEISGENTRGISPVALYTGTGRTMFEALANASRQTARFLSLGHVRVLVISEEFAREGIKDILDVLERESDTRLTSLIFISRGQPALTLMSTMTVFSKIPANDLVEKLETSSKQFGYNFRMEVDDVIRGIQLRGGGPIINGVFTSGSRKQADTNDNLKSIEPKSILRISGFAAFKDDKMKGWLDGDAALGTVLLHNKTKQFPVLIKHSEGGYIAFNVYQSQVSLKVESADPEHPVITIRIRQQAAVKESPNSLDLTSPEVLEDLSEQLTGETVKQIRLAVTTAREFNSDYLGFGQAMQRSNPRGWKQIKNHWEEVFARCELKFEADAVIRHTDMRSNSFQIN, encoded by the coding sequence ATGAATAATAAACCGTTTAAGCTCTCCGGGATACTGCTGGCTCTTGTCCAGCTATTGCTGCTGACCGGCTGCTGGGACAGTGTGGAGCTGAACCGCCGGGCAATTGTCTCCGGTGTAGCGATTGACAGGGGGGAGACAGAGGCCGAGAAGTTCAGGCTGTCTTTTCAGGTCATCGTCGCTGAAGAAATCTCCGGGGAGAACACCCGGGGAATCTCGCCGGTTGCCCTCTACACAGGCACGGGACGGACTATGTTTGAGGCGCTGGCCAACGCCTCGCGGCAGACGGCGCGTTTCCTGTCGCTGGGGCATGTGCGGGTGCTGGTCATCTCCGAGGAGTTTGCCCGTGAGGGAATCAAGGACATTCTGGATGTCCTGGAGCGCGAAAGTGACACCAGGCTCACCAGCCTGATCTTTATATCGAGGGGCCAGCCGGCGCTTACACTGATGTCCACGATGACGGTGTTCAGTAAGATCCCTGCCAACGACCTGGTAGAAAAGCTGGAAACGAGTTCCAAGCAATTCGGCTATAACTTCCGGATGGAAGTGGATGATGTGATCAGAGGCATTCAGCTGAGAGGGGGAGGGCCGATTATTAACGGGGTGTTTACGTCCGGAAGCCGGAAACAGGCGGATACCAATGACAATCTGAAGAGTATTGAACCGAAGAGCATTTTACGGATATCAGGGTTTGCCGCGTTCAAGGATGATAAGATGAAGGGCTGGCTGGATGGCGACGCTGCGCTGGGTACGGTTCTTTTGCATAACAAAACCAAACAGTTCCCCGTCCTGATTAAACACAGTGAGGGCGGATATATTGCCTTCAATGTGTATCAGTCGCAGGTATCGCTGAAGGTGGAGTCTGCCGATCCCGAGCATCCCGTTATTACCATCAGAATCAGGCAGCAGGCTGCTGTGAAGGAGTCGCCCAATTCCCTGGATCTCACCTCCCCGGAGGTGCTTGAAGATTTGTCGGAGCAGCTTACCGGGGAGACGGTGAAGCAGATCAGATTGGCGGTAACTACAGCCCGGGAGTTTAACAGCGATTATCTCGGCTTCGGGCAGGCAATGCAGCGGAGCAATCCGCGCGGCTGGAAGCAGATAAAGAACCATTGGGAGGAAGTTTTTGCCCGCTGTGAGCTTAAATTCGAAGCAGATGCGGTCATCCGGCACACGGATATGCGCAGCAACTCTTTTCAGATCAACTAA